The genomic stretch ACAAGTACTCCTTCACCAGCTCCCTGGCCCTCCAGGCCTTCAAGGTGCTGGCGCCCTCGCTCCAGCCTCTCCTCACCCGCGAAGAGCGCCGCGTCGGCGCCGGCGTCAGCACGCGCCGGGCGCACGTGGCGCCGTGACACCACCGGGAGCATGGCCGCCATGCTCCGAGCGTCTTCATGCTTCCTTCCCGTGGGGTCAGCCGTCCTGCTGCCGCCTTCTGGAGCACGGGAGGCGTGCTCAGAGATAACTCAACCACCAGTATTCCTTGCTGGCCTTGAAGCCGGCGTACCAGCGGCTGGCGAAATAGAGGAGCACGATGGCCACCACCCACACCAGGTAAAGGAGCGGGAGACTCCAGGTGTAGCCCTCCGGCGCCGGAGGATTTCCCATCGGATGGTTGGTGAAGAGCCAGGGGCTCACCTGCCCTAGCCGGATCTTCGAGACGACGAGCGCCAAGGCATGAATCAGCGGGATGTGGAGCATGTAGAAGAAGAACGGGACGCGGCCGAAGACGGTCACCCACCGAGCCAGAGACCCGCGCGCGCGCTCCAGGAGCGGGATCAGCGCGATGATGGGGCCAAGCGTCATCAGCAGGAAGTCGAGCGACGCCGGGTACTTGTTGGTGTTCAGGAAGGCGAGGAGCGCCGGCATCGCTCGTGATCCCTGCGCTTCTTGCGTCGCTGCTCTCCACGGGCGCGGATCGCCATAGAGATCGAAGCCCCGCAGCACGAGGAAAAGCCCGATGGCTCCGAGGCCGACCCGCAAGCAGATCCGGTTCCGCCTTGTGGGCTCCAGTGTCAGCACCTTCCCGAACGCATACCCCGTCGCCATGACTCCAACCCAGGGAATGATCGAGTAGAGAACGATCAGAGTGGGGCCGTTGGTCCCCAGCTGGATCGGTCCGGCGAAGAATCCCAGGTAGAGGATCTTCCATAGACCAGAGAGGTTGCTGCCGCCGAGCGCCGGGACGAGTTTGTCCATGAAAGGATCCGTCAGGTTGTGTCCCGCCACGATGCCGAGGCCGATGCTCCCGACCACGGCGAGCGGAAGTTTCGCCAGCCCGGCCAGCAAGATCATGCACCAGCCGATGGCCCAGATGACGCCGGCCATCTCGTAGTGCTTGAAATCGAAGTTGAACGTCCAGGCGAGACGGAGAAACGTGAGCTCGAGGACAACGAGCCAGGCGCCGCGCGTGAGGAGAAAGCGGGACAGGTCGGCGTGTCTTCGGCCGTAGAGGAAGGCGCTGGTCCCGGCCAAAAAGACGAAGGCCGGAGCGCAGAAGTGGGTGATCCAGCGGGTGAAGAAGATGCCGGGCGTGGGGCCGCCGGCGGGGAGGCCGGAATACACCCGCACGTGGTCGAGCGCCATCAGGATCATGACCGCGCCCCGGATCCGATCGATCGAGGCGATGCGGGAAGTCGGACTGGCGAGCGCCGCCGTCGCTGGGGTCAGCGTGGACGTCATGGCTTTCCCTCCAGGTCGGGAGGCCCGGACAGCGCTTCGAACACGCCGATCTCGTCTTCCGATTCGGTCAGGCTGGCGCAGGCGCGATCCAGTGCGTCATACACGAGCCGGCTCGCCGCCAACATCGCAGTCCGTTGCTCGACCGACTCCCAGAGGTCGATGGTGGTGTAGCGGCGCGGATTCGCAACGTCGCGACAGAGCATGGTCCCGCGGTAGCCGGCGTACTGCTCGAAGAGGCGAGCCCAGGAGCCGTTCGCGCCGTATGCTTGCTCGAAACGATCGATAGCGTCCGCTCTGACCACGAACGCCCACACGACGCGGATCATCCCGGGTTCTCCCTTGGAGACGCGTCAGCTGCGGGTCGGAGCGGTTTCATCCCGGAATACCAACCAGTCCGTCGCCACCGGGGTGCCTCCGAGCTGGCGTAGCAAGGTCGTCACTTGACCGCGATGATAGGTGGAATGGTTCACCACTTGCCGCACCATGTCGCTCAATGGATAGGTCCAGGTGACCCCCGGTGGATTCTCGTAGCTGAGTGGTTCTTCGAGGGCGCTGTCGGTCAATTGCTCGACGAACCGCCGCTGGGCCTTCTCCAGCTCCATCCAGAAGGCACGAAGGGAGGGGAGATCGGCGCACTTCTCTGGATCCAGAGGGCCCGGGCTGGAGGCGCGCTGCCAACGTCCGAGCCAGCGCCACTCAGCACGGACGATGTGTACCAGGGTGCCCCACACGGACCCGTGGCTCGTGGCCACCGCGCGCCGCAGCTGCTCCGGAGCGAGCTCGGCGACCGCCCCCAAGATGCGCCCGTTCGCCCACTGGTTGTAGGCCTGGAGCGCCTTCGCATCGGCGACGTTCATGACAGGTACCTCCACAGGAGCGTCGGTTCACAACGATGGGCTGGTCCCCGCAGGTCTCGTTCATGGTTCTCCTCCACGAGGTCAGGGCACGGGGATCGCGAATCGCGCGCAAAACTTCAAGGTGACCTGGCGCAGGCGCTCGTCGAGGAGATCCATGGCGCGCTGTGCGATCGGCGCGGGGACCCCCCGATAGAAGGCTTCGGCGATGCCTCCGGCGATGCACGCCAACGTGTCGGCATCTCCTCCGAGCGAGATTGCGTTTCGAATCGCACTTTCATAATCGGTCGATTCGAGGAAAGCGATCAAAGCCTGCGGCACGGTTCCTTGGCAGGATTCGTCGAAAGCATAGCTGGGTCGGATGTCATCCAGTCTTGGACGTAGGTCATATCCGAACATTTCCTCGACTTGTTCGCGTATCGCGTCCTTCGTCTTCCCCTGGCGAGCCAGAAAGATGGCGGCCGCCGTCGCCTGAGCCCCACGCACTCCTTCGGGATGGTTGTGAGTGACTTCGGCACTCCGCTTCGCCTCTGCTAGGACATCTTCCAGCGATTCCCTGGCGTGGCCGACTGCTGCAACGCGCATCGCCGAGCCGTTGCCCCAGCTGTTGTATGGCTGCGTACTCCGGGAGGCGGCCCATTCGAAGAACCGAAGGCCGTATCCCGCGTCAGGGTAAGTGTGAAAGTACTCGTGGAACTTCTCGGTGTAATCGGATCCATGCAGGAGGCAGTCCGCCACCGCGACGGACAACACGGTGTCGTCCGTGAAGGTGCAATCAGGATGGAACAGCTCGAAGTCCCGTGTCTTCGTGCCGAGGTACTCGTGCACGGAACCAATGATGTCACCGGTAATGGCGCCGAGCATCGTGCCCCTCCGCTCGCGACCTCACTTGGTTTCGGGTCCCGAAGGCTCCTTCGGCTCATTCCTCGTGCTCGATCTCCTGGCCGATTCTGAAGACGTGGCCGTCGGGGTGGCGCAAGTGCATCTCCCGGACGCCCCACGGCATGTCGGTGGGCGGCCAGGCGATGTCGAGCCCCTGCGCCTGGCAATGGCGGTGGATGGCGTCGACATCGTCTACCCAGATCGACATCCATACGCCCTTGTCGGCGGTTTGGTCGCCCTCGGGGCCGAAGGTCATCTTGACGCCGCCGTTGCCACGGCCGCCCTGGCCGCCCAGGCACAGGAAGATCTCACATTCACCGGAACAAACACCTCCGAACGTGGGCGGACTCCCCCAGTCCCAACCCTTCCTCCACCCGAGTTTCTCGAACCAAGCGAAGCTCTCGTGCATGTCCGACACGTTCAGGATCGGAGTCAGGTGTCTTGCGAGCATGTCTCTACTCCCATCGTTGCGTCGAAGGCAGGTGGTGGCTCCACTCGTGGCTCCGTCCTAGGGCGATATGGCACCGGCTTCACTCCGTGGGCCTGCTTCGCTTCAACCAGGCGCGCAGACTGTTGGTCAGGCTCTGCGAGTTGTATCCCAGCATGGGTGGCTTCGCCCATCGTCCGTTCCCCAGTTTGAGGAAGACGCCGGCGCCTCCTTCCCACGTCACCGACACGATGTCCGTCGCGGTGTAGCGCCGACGAGACCAGAGCGAACCGAACTCGAGGCTGCCCTCCGCAAGCACGATCCGGGAGGTGCCGACTTCCAGGATGCCGGCGCAGGCGAGGATCGACATGCCAACGAAGGTGACGGAAACGAGTGTCCATCCAGAGTGCCACACCGTGAAGACCGCCCCCGCGATGAACAGGAGGGCAACCCCGATGACCAGGGCGAGCAGCCACCGTCTCGGGCGCAGCACTCGTGGTGGATTCCGGTCGGTGCTCATGCCGGCCTTAGAACAGCAACCCCAGACGAATCCGCCAGGGGTGGCATGCCTTGACGATCAAGAGCCCATTCTGCATCCAGGGGTCCGCTGCCAAACGATGCTCGATGGTCGCGCAGTCTTCCGCCTGCACGACGAGCACGACGTCCCGAGTCCCCTCGAGTGGCCCGCCGAGGAGGATGAAGCGCTCGGTGACGAGCGTGTCCATGAAGGCCGCATGCAACGCCCAGTCCTTCTGGTCGTCCATGGATTTCGAGTCGTCCCAGGCTGGGCCGCGGCTTTCGATGACCACGAAGGGTTGCCGCGTATAAGTCGCTGCTTGGGCCATGGCAGTCAGCCAGGTGGTGGAGCGAGTGTGAGCCCATAGCGTGCCATGACCGCGAGCAGCTTCATCCGGTCCGGCGGCCCGCCGTTGTTGACGACGCTGGCGACGTCGCGGAAGTACTGCGCTCCGATATCGGGGGTCAGGATGATGAGCGCGCGAGCGCTCTCCGCGTGGGGATTGCTGAAGGCGTGCACCGACCCCCTGGGTGTGTGCATCCACTCGCCAGGACGGAGATCCCGCGTCGTCTTGTCGACCGAATAACGCAACGTTCCCTCGAGGACGTAGACGCACTCTTCGTTGTGCGCATGGCTGTGCGGTGGAGGGACCATCGACCCCGGCGGTACCGTCAGCTCGAAGACTCCCAGAGTTCCCTGGTCCGCGCCATCGAGCAGATACCTGACCTCGAGGTTGCCGATCTCGATGACTTCCGCCTGCGTCATCGCAGGAGTGTGGCACCCGGACGCCGGGCGGTCCAGTCCCTGGGAGGCCGAGATCCGGCGGCAAGGCAGGCAAGGAGGCGGCTCGGCGCCGCCCGGTGGCGGCAGCCGAGCCCTCGAGTGTCAGCGGATGCGGACGAGGCGTTGTGTCTCGCGCTTGCCCGCGCCGTCGAAGACGGAGAAGTAAACGCCCGGCGCCACCGTCTGGCCGCGGTCGTCGGTGCCGTCCCAGAGCACCGTGTAAGAACCGGGATCCATGGGACCCGAGGCGAGGCGACGGACGAGCCGGCCGGCCACGTCGTAGATCACCAGATCCACGCGCTCGGTGCGGGAGAGATCGAAGCGCACCGTGGTCGCCAGGGCGAAGGGATTCGGCGC from Candidatus Krumholzibacteriia bacterium encodes the following:
- a CDS encoding heparan-alpha-glucosaminide N-acetyltransferase domain-containing protein — translated: MTSTLTPATAALASPTSRIASIDRIRGAVMILMALDHVRVYSGLPAGGPTPGIFFTRWITHFCAPAFVFLAGTSAFLYGRRHADLSRFLLTRGAWLVVLELTFLRLAWTFNFDFKHYEMAGVIWAIGWCMILLAGLAKLPLAVVGSIGLGIVAGHNLTDPFMDKLVPALGGSNLSGLWKILYLGFFAGPIQLGTNGPTLIVLYSIIPWVGVMATGYAFGKVLTLEPTRRNRICLRVGLGAIGLFLVLRGFDLYGDPRPWRAATQEAQGSRAMPALLAFLNTNKYPASLDFLLMTLGPIIALIPLLERARGSLARWVTVFGRVPFFFYMLHIPLIHALALVVSKIRLGQVSPWLFTNHPMGNPPAPEGYTWSLPLLYLVWVVAIVLLYFASRWYAGFKASKEYWWLSYL
- a CDS encoding antibiotic biosynthesis monooxygenase; protein product: MIRVVWAFVVRADAIDRFEQAYGANGSWARLFEQYAGYRGTMLCRDVANPRRYTTIDLWESVEQRTAMLAASRLVYDALDRACASLTESEDEIGVFEALSGPPDLEGKP
- a CDS encoding DinB family protein, which encodes MNVADAKALQAYNQWANGRILGAVAELAPEQLRRAVATSHGSVWGTLVHIVRAEWRWLGRWQRASSPGPLDPEKCADLPSLRAFWMELEKAQRRFVEQLTDSALEEPLSYENPPGVTWTYPLSDMVRQVVNHSTYHRGQVTTLLRQLGGTPVATDWLVFRDETAPTRS
- a CDS encoding ADP-ribosylglycohydrolase family protein, with protein sequence MLGAITGDIIGSVHEYLGTKTRDFELFHPDCTFTDDTVLSVAVADCLLHGSDYTEKFHEYFHTYPDAGYGLRFFEWAASRSTQPYNSWGNGSAMRVAAVGHARESLEDVLAEAKRSAEVTHNHPEGVRGAQATAAAIFLARQGKTKDAIREQVEEMFGYDLRPRLDDIRPSYAFDESCQGTVPQALIAFLESTDYESAIRNAISLGGDADTLACIAGGIAEAFYRGVPAPIAQRAMDLLDERLRQVTLKFCARFAIPVP
- a CDS encoding bleomycin resistance family protein, which encodes MLARHLTPILNVSDMHESFAWFEKLGWRKGWDWGSPPTFGGVCSGECEIFLCLGGQGGRGNGGVKMTFGPEGDQTADKGVWMSIWVDDVDAIHRHCQAQGLDIAWPPTDMPWGVREMHLRHPDGHVFRIGQEIEHEE
- a CDS encoding cupin domain-containing protein; amino-acid sequence: MTQAEVIEIGNLEVRYLLDGADQGTLGVFELTVPPGSMVPPPHSHAHNEECVYVLEGTLRYSVDKTTRDLRPGEWMHTPRGSVHAFSNPHAESARALIILTPDIGAQYFRDVASVVNNGGPPDRMKLLAVMARYGLTLAPPPG